The following are encoded together in the Parabacteroides chongii genome:
- a CDS encoding RagB/SusD family nutrient uptake outer membrane protein translates to MKKDRIYTILVLSCLLFVTGCDKMLETKSQTLLPQDKLQTEAGCEAMLYGVYDLMQETAFYGRDILTVPEVLADNSRLSPLASRYKGQADNRIGSHLDIWVESYEIIALLNEVIEYAEKLPETPKAKAIWGEALALRGLTYFNLARVYGREPGHLVDNFDLCVPLILKAFFYDGGPMGEEVYPARATVAEVWGQIEKDLTEGFSLLKGNDDGLMPKRMGSLATQAILSRVYLYEGKWKECVEASDYVTANAPFDLYGGTYTDIFSKGEETIFYLYFTNSENWGSSSLQSINGMMESELDSEGYDIGKGVGDADLCVAEELIALFDQKNDLRFKAFRKAKINGEKVWWTKKFSGWQGAFGLDNVPVIRLSEVVLNRAEAQAELKKDTEALADVNELRTKRGLDAVSFSGAELLNEILLQRRLELAQEGHRFFDLKRRGETISKPAGRTPVSYEDFRVVARISETQMDANKNLKNNPGY, encoded by the coding sequence ATGAAAAAAGACAGAATATATACAATCTTGGTACTTTCGTGCCTGCTGTTTGTAACAGGGTGCGACAAGATGTTGGAAACAAAATCGCAAACCTTGCTTCCCCAGGATAAATTGCAGACGGAAGCCGGATGCGAAGCCATGTTGTATGGAGTTTATGACCTGATGCAGGAAACAGCATTTTATGGTCGTGACATATTGACTGTACCGGAAGTTCTAGCGGACAACTCCCGTCTTTCTCCGCTTGCCTCCCGTTATAAAGGACAAGCAGATAACCGTATCGGTTCCCATCTTGATATTTGGGTGGAATCATATGAGATAATTGCTTTACTGAATGAAGTGATCGAGTATGCGGAGAAGCTACCTGAAACTCCGAAAGCAAAAGCGATCTGGGGGGAAGCATTAGCACTTCGCGGATTGACTTATTTTAATCTGGCACGTGTCTATGGACGTGAACCGGGACATCTGGTAGATAATTTCGATTTGTGCGTGCCGTTGATTCTGAAGGCATTTTTCTATGATGGCGGTCCGATGGGCGAAGAAGTGTATCCGGCTCGTGCGACAGTGGCTGAAGTGTGGGGGCAGATAGAAAAAGATCTGACCGAGGGTTTTTCTTTGTTGAAAGGAAACGACGACGGTTTGATGCCGAAACGAATGGGTTCGCTGGCTACGCAGGCGATACTTTCCCGTGTGTATCTTTATGAAGGAAAATGGAAGGAGTGTGTGGAAGCATCCGATTATGTAACAGCTAATGCTCCGTTTGATCTATATGGAGGTACCTATACGGATATTTTCTCCAAAGGAGAAGAAACGATATTTTATTTGTACTTTACCAATTCTGAAAACTGGGGTTCAAGTTCATTGCAATCGATCAATGGGATGATGGAATCTGAACTTGACAGTGAAGGATACGATATTGGTAAAGGAGTAGGAGATGCCGACCTGTGTGTTGCTGAAGAGTTAATCGCTCTGTTCGATCAGAAAAATGATCTCCGTTTCAAAGCTTTCCGGAAGGCAAAAATCAATGGGGAAAAAGTTTGGTGGACGAAAAAGTTCAGCGGTTGGCAGGGAGCGTTCGGTTTGGATAATGTGCCTGTTATCCGTTTGTCGGAAGTGGTATTGAATCGGGCAGAAGCACAGGCTGAATTAAAAAAGGATACAGAGGCTTTGGCTGATGTGAACGAACTTCGTACAAAACGCGGACTGGACGCCGTGTCCTTTTCCGGAGCAGAACTATTGAATGAAATTTTGTTGCAGCGTCGTTTGGAACTGGCCCAGGAAGGTCATCGTTTCTTCGATCTGAAACGTAGGGGTGAAACAATCTCGAAACCGGCCGGACGTACTCCTGTCTCTTATGAGGATTTCCGAGTAGTGGCACGTATTTCCGAGACGCAGATGGATGCGAACAAGAACCTGAAAAACAACCCGGGATATTAA
- a CDS encoding glycoside hydrolase family 2 protein: MKKIALILFICLLCLPLWAGHQPEFSTAGFFQLENTGRDVYSMNPAWRFYKGAAQGADAKEFNDKDWMVVSLPHGIEYLPTEASGCINYQGEVWYRKHFTPDAALKGKKLFLHFEAIMGKSKVFVNGKQLTEHFGGYLPVVVDVTDILDWNGDNVIAVWTDNSDDPSYPPGKAQDVLDYTYFGGIYRDCWLIAHNNIFITDPNYADEVAGGGLFVAFDKVSDNSAEVLLKLQVRNETKKAFTGVVEYELQQPDGKQVAFLNDKVKIRAGKAVNSSDKLLVKNPLLWSPSSPTLYNLLVRIRDEQGNVIDGYRRRIGIRSIEFKGKDGFWLNGKRYEKPLIGANRHQDFAVVGNAVANSIHWRDAKKLKDVGMEVIRNAHCPQDPAFMDACDELGLFVIVNTPGWQFWNDAPEFARRVYSDIRHLVRRDRNHPSVWLWEPILNETWYPADFAKNTNDIVHAEYPYPSCYCGSDSEARGHEVFPVLFAHPQNADKEWAIKELDPSKTYFTREWGDNVDDWNSHNSPSRVARNWGEQAMLIQAQHYASPSYPYTSYDALFQTSRQHVGGCLWHSFDHQRGYHPDPFYGGIMDVFRQPKYSYYMFKAQRPPVKSDLIAETGPMVFIANEMTPFSGKDVVVYSNCDEVRLTFNKDGKTSTYKKDKGREGMPSPVITFPGMYDFMVDKALSRDRKQEDVYLLAEGLIDGKVVATHKVTPARRPEKLLLWVDNEGTNLEANGSDFVTVVAAIADKQGNIKRLNNYFIKFHIEGEGRILGSADIMANPAPVKWGTAPVLVQSTLKPGKIKVMASVLMEGSQMPISAELELESTPAVYPLVYNQSEAVLIPLTVTGKTDVQMSKSSAEREVERLQKELNALKLKEVERQQTEFGEQR, encoded by the coding sequence ATGAAAAAAATAGCATTGATACTATTTATTTGTTTGCTGTGTCTCCCCTTATGGGCGGGACATCAACCGGAATTTTCTACTGCCGGTTTCTTTCAGCTGGAAAATACCGGACGTGATGTTTACTCCATGAATCCGGCCTGGCGTTTCTATAAGGGAGCTGCGCAGGGAGCTGATGCAAAAGAGTTTAATGATAAAGACTGGATGGTCGTTTCCCTGCCACATGGCATTGAATACCTGCCGACTGAGGCCAGTGGCTGCATTAACTATCAGGGGGAAGTGTGGTATCGCAAGCATTTTACACCCGACGCCGCTTTGAAAGGAAAGAAACTATTCCTGCATTTCGAAGCAATTATGGGGAAAAGCAAGGTGTTTGTAAACGGTAAACAACTGACCGAGCATTTCGGAGGTTATCTTCCTGTTGTTGTGGATGTAACGGACATACTCGACTGGAATGGCGATAATGTGATTGCCGTATGGACAGACAATAGCGACGATCCGTCCTATCCTCCCGGAAAAGCCCAGGATGTATTGGACTATACCTATTTCGGAGGTATTTACCGCGACTGCTGGCTGATTGCCCATAACAATATCTTTATCACCGATCCGAATTATGCGGATGAGGTGGCCGGAGGCGGATTATTTGTGGCTTTCGATAAGGTGTCGGATAACTCTGCTGAGGTTTTGTTGAAATTGCAGGTACGTAACGAGACGAAGAAAGCGTTTACTGGTGTAGTAGAATATGAATTGCAGCAACCGGATGGCAAACAGGTCGCTTTTCTGAATGATAAGGTGAAGATTAGAGCGGGTAAAGCTGTAAATAGTTCTGATAAATTGTTAGTAAAGAACCCGTTGTTGTGGAGTCCGTCTTCACCTACATTGTATAATCTGTTGGTACGTATCCGTGATGAACAAGGGAATGTGATCGACGGTTATCGTCGCCGTATCGGTATCCGTAGTATCGAGTTTAAAGGGAAAGACGGTTTCTGGTTGAACGGTAAACGGTATGAGAAGCCGTTGATCGGAGCAAACCGCCATCAGGATTTTGCCGTTGTCGGTAATGCGGTGGCTAACAGCATCCACTGGCGTGATGCGAAAAAGCTGAAGGATGTAGGTATGGAAGTGATCCGTAACGCTCATTGTCCGCAAGATCCCGCCTTTATGGATGCCTGCGACGAACTGGGACTGTTCGTGATCGTCAATACTCCCGGCTGGCAGTTCTGGAACGATGCTCCCGAATTTGCCCGGCGTGTGTACAGCGATATCCGTCACCTAGTACGCCGTGACCGTAACCATCCTTCGGTCTGGCTATGGGAACCGATCCTGAACGAAACCTGGTATCCGGCAGACTTTGCCAAGAACACAAACGATATCGTACATGCTGAATATCCTTACCCGTCCTGCTATTGCGGTAGTGACAGTGAGGCACGTGGTCACGAAGTCTTTCCGGTACTTTTTGCTCATCCTCAGAATGCAGATAAGGAATGGGCGATAAAAGAATTGGATCCGTCAAAAACCTATTTTACCCGTGAATGGGGAGATAATGTGGATGACTGGAATTCGCATAACTCCCCTAGTCGTGTTGCCCGTAACTGGGGTGAACAGGCGATGTTGATACAGGCGCAGCATTATGCTTCACCTTCCTATCCTTATACCAGTTATGATGCGTTGTTTCAGACTTCCCGTCAGCATGTAGGCGGTTGCCTCTGGCATTCGTTCGATCATCAGCGCGGTTATCATCCCGATCCTTTTTACGGAGGTATCATGGATGTGTTCCGTCAGCCTAAGTATTCATACTATATGTTCAAGGCTCAACGCCCGCCTGTTAAAAGCGACCTGATCGCAGAAACTGGGCCGATGGTATTTATTGCCAATGAAATGACTCCGTTTTCAGGTAAAGATGTCGTAGTTTATTCCAACTGTGATGAAGTACGTCTGACCTTTAATAAAGACGGTAAAACATCCACTTATAAAAAAGATAAGGGACGGGAAGGAATGCCGTCGCCGGTAATCACTTTCCCCGGTATGTATGATTTTATGGTAGACAAGGCTCTGTCGAGAGACAGGAAACAGGAGGATGTCTATTTACTGGCAGAAGGTCTGATAGATGGAAAAGTGGTTGCTACCCATAAAGTAACGCCTGCCCGGCGCCCGGAGAAACTGTTGCTTTGGGTAGATAACGAGGGTACGAACCTGGAGGCAAACGGCTCTGACTTTGTAACAGTAGTTGCAGCTATTGCCGATAAACAAGGTAACATTAAGCGTTTGAACAATTATTTCATCAAGTTCCATATCGAAGGTGAAGGACGTATCTTGGGAAGTGCCGATATTATGGCGAATCCGGCTCCGGTGAAATGGGGAACTGCCCCGGTACTGGTACAGTCTACCTTGAAACCCGGGAAGATCAAAGTGATGGCCAGTGTTTTGATGGAAGGCTCCCAGATGCCGATCAGCGCAGAGCTTGAACTGGAAAGTACTCCGGCTGTTTATCCGTTAGTCTATAATCAATCGGAAGCCGTTCTTATACCTCTGACTGTAACCGGTAAAACAGATGTACAAATGAGCAAATCATCAGCCGAACGTGAAGTAGAACGTCTTCAGAAAGAACTGAATGCCCTGAAACTGAAGGAGGTCGAAAGACAGCAGACCGAATTTGGAGAACAACGGTAG
- a CDS encoding choice-of-anchor J domain-containing protein: MMKKYINLMGGICFLVILFLFSSCEKEDRTYQGPLFYEFSPSECGQSVLSNIFVKEAGKNGEDRLCVQLIKPADGAVRVNFRLADQLFYIKSTTEYLTELPDGYTSDQYIVYTGTTTYGKDFEFGTGSNIEYDAKYQTGTITIPAGEMFGYIPLNILQRKGGSAYIILEDSEDARANRPTSILNLKLTAEKTFYFEESLTKELPSTWSLLDKDGDGLGWYYYAKWGLVISDSYDYDTESALSPENYLITPAIVIPADATAPELMFDLAASATNAYQEKYKIIASESPLTLDNCRDADVLRDYTELTSAYSKQTFQTEHIDLSKYVGKTIYIGFVHGDCVDMESLILKNVVVYGY; encoded by the coding sequence ATGATGAAAAAATATATTAATTTAATGGGTGGAATATGTTTCCTGGTAATCTTATTCCTCTTTTCTTCTTGCGAGAAAGAAGATCGTACCTATCAGGGCCCCCTCTTTTATGAATTTAGTCCGTCCGAATGCGGGCAGTCGGTTTTGTCTAATATATTTGTAAAGGAAGCCGGCAAGAATGGGGAGGATCGGTTGTGTGTTCAATTGATTAAACCGGCTGACGGTGCAGTTCGTGTAAATTTCCGTTTGGCGGACCAGCTTTTTTATATCAAAAGCACGACCGAATATCTGACGGAATTGCCTGACGGATATACTTCTGATCAGTATATTGTTTATACCGGAACAACCACTTACGGGAAAGATTTTGAATTTGGTACCGGAAGTAATATCGAATATGATGCTAAATATCAGACTGGAACGATTACAATTCCTGCCGGGGAAATGTTCGGGTATATCCCTTTGAATATTCTTCAGCGGAAAGGTGGTTCTGCCTATATTATTCTGGAAGATTCAGAGGATGCGCGTGCCAATCGTCCGACTTCGATTCTGAACCTGAAGTTGACTGCTGAAAAAACATTCTATTTCGAAGAGTCGCTGACCAAAGAACTCCCGTCGACCTGGAGCTTACTGGACAAAGATGGTGACGGACTGGGCTGGTATTATTATGCTAAATGGGGACTGGTTATTTCCGATTCATATGATTATGATACAGAGAGTGCGCTGAGTCCGGAAAATTATCTGATCACTCCGGCTATTGTTATTCCGGCCGATGCTACTGCTCCCGAACTAATGTTCGATCTGGCAGCTTCTGCAACGAATGCTTATCAGGAAAAATATAAGATCATTGCATCTGAATCACCTCTTACACTTGATAATTGCCGGGATGCGGATGTGTTACGTGATTATACGGAATTGACTTCTGCCTATAGTAAACAAACCTTCCAGACAGAACATATCGATCTTTCGAAATATGTGGGTAAAACGATCTATATCGGCTTTGTTCATGGCGATTGTGTGGATATGGAATCGCTGATACTAAAGAATGTTGTAGTTTACGGATATTAA
- a CDS encoding M20/M25/M40 family metallo-hydrolase, with protein MNNKIHPDLQRLFLDLIQIDAVSGKEQPVADFIRSVTASLGFPAQEDGAASLSGGNSGNIIVPVNGGGDFLLMAHMDTPRSTKGVKPQLLADRITSDGTTILGVDDRGGISAILWALRQAVEQKKAIKPCTLLFSVCEETTLAGSMFYQPSAQMTHGFVFDSHLSPGKFVSETCGAIAFKMKVKGRASHAGVAPEKGVNAIQIAAEGMRNFPFGRIDACTTANIGIIGGGTATNVVPDTVELEGEIRTDYLDQGEQMMQAVIADFEAAATRLNGSVECAWHWDFKPYRVSPDNTPYKRMEALCRHLSLEMEGVKSMGGSDANNMNAKGLPTINLGVGAQNPHGTDEFILYDDLQMSADMALVLLTEI; from the coding sequence ATGAATAACAAAATACATCCGGATTTGCAACGTCTGTTTCTCGATTTGATTCAGATCGATGCTGTTTCCGGTAAAGAACAACCTGTGGCCGATTTTATCCGGTCGGTCACAGCTTCCTTGGGTTTTCCTGCACAGGAAGACGGAGCTGCATCCCTTTCCGGAGGAAACAGCGGGAATATCATTGTACCAGTAAACGGGGGAGGTGATTTCCTGTTGATGGCACATATGGATACTCCCCGTTCTACCAAAGGGGTAAAGCCACAGTTATTGGCTGACCGGATAACTTCGGACGGTACGACGATTTTAGGCGTGGATGACCGGGGAGGAATATCAGCTATTCTTTGGGCATTGAGACAGGCTGTAGAGCAAAAGAAAGCAATAAAACCTTGTACTCTGCTTTTCAGCGTATGCGAAGAAACGACTTTGGCCGGTTCGATGTTTTATCAACCATCGGCACAAATGACACATGGTTTTGTTTTCGATTCACATCTTTCTCCCGGTAAATTTGTATCGGAAACCTGTGGTGCTATCGCTTTCAAAATGAAGGTGAAAGGACGTGCATCACATGCCGGTGTTGCTCCTGAAAAGGGAGTGAATGCCATACAGATAGCTGCCGAGGGAATGCGAAATTTCCCTTTTGGCAGGATCGATGCCTGTACTACTGCCAACATCGGTATTATCGGAGGTGGGACAGCAACTAATGTGGTACCTGATACAGTAGAGCTTGAGGGTGAGATTCGTACCGATTATCTGGATCAGGGTGAGCAGATGATGCAAGCTGTTATTGCTGATTTTGAGGCTGCTGCAACCCGGTTGAACGGGAGTGTGGAGTGTGCCTGGCACTGGGATTTCAAACCTTACCGTGTTTCTCCTGATAATACGCCTTATAAACGTATGGAAGCATTATGCCGCCATCTTTCTCTGGAAATGGAAGGTGTAAAGTCGATGGGAGGTAGCGATGCTAATAATATGAATGCAAAAGGACTGCCGACGATCAATCTGGGAGTCGGGGCACAGAACCCACATGGGACAGATGAGTTTATCCTTTATGACGACTTACAGATGTCTGCGGATATGGCTTTGGTATTATTGACGGAAATATAG
- a CDS encoding choice-of-anchor J domain-containing protein — translation MKRLSIWAGILFILSALFSGCSDDDQALPLQLRTSVVTDITETSATLGGKVEGVLDGVTETGICWSVQPEAEVQYVPSSSVSAEFTVSLTGLRSGTRYFARSYAKRGNEVVLGDLRNFTCQGQLAMVLPFNERFRGDVFPPQYWNIIDKDGDGYNWEAYNNRFFAALSDSYRSKQDLTPENYLVTPKITVSAGKPVLKWSVGVMDDEFYMEHYKVVISEAPFTEENCQTNGTVLFEESLPAEAYHTLLYRSVSLDSYKDKDVYIAWVHYKSTGLYCMYVTDIQIEGEGAALNVTIPQVVMGELENLSRTSVDVKADIPEDGGASVIRKGFCFGTAPSPTIDNRVETVDPHQTLAVTLKDLQPGATYYVRAFAENSAGLSYSEEQKFSTPEVIMTTLLNEPLTGEVPASWTVIDKDGDGHGWEYYEGYGTVCSDSYLSAEGALTPENYLVTPAISIPEDANSADISFEMAASAKNAYKEKYKVVVSLQPITIDNCRDAETLKEYTELTEEYKQKNFVNQTIDLSPYIGKTVYIGFVHGDCTDMESLLLKNVIINSYE, via the coding sequence ATGAAAAGATTATCTATATGGGCCGGTATACTCTTTATTCTGTCTGCATTGTTTTCCGGGTGCAGCGATGACGATCAGGCCTTACCGCTTCAATTGCGTACATCTGTAGTGACTGATATTACAGAGACTTCGGCCACGCTGGGAGGTAAGGTGGAAGGTGTGCTGGATGGAGTTACGGAAACCGGTATCTGCTGGTCTGTACAACCCGAGGCGGAGGTGCAGTATGTTCCTTCTTCTTCTGTTTCTGCTGAGTTTACAGTCAGCCTGACCGGACTTCGGTCGGGTACCCGGTATTTTGCCCGTTCTTATGCGAAAAGAGGAAATGAAGTTGTGTTGGGTGATTTACGTAATTTTACTTGCCAGGGGCAGTTGGCGATGGTATTGCCGTTTAACGAACGTTTCCGTGGAGACGTCTTTCCACCGCAGTACTGGAATATCATCGATAAAGATGGTGACGGCTATAACTGGGAAGCTTATAACAATCGCTTTTTTGCTGCTTTGTCTGATTCGTACCGTAGTAAACAGGACCTGACGCCGGAGAACTATCTGGTAACTCCCAAGATAACGGTTAGTGCCGGTAAACCGGTCCTTAAATGGTCGGTTGGAGTAATGGACGATGAGTTTTATATGGAACATTATAAAGTAGTGATTTCTGAAGCTCCGTTTACAGAAGAAAACTGTCAGACTAACGGAACAGTTCTTTTCGAGGAATCACTGCCGGCTGAGGCTTACCATACACTATTATATCGCAGTGTCAGCCTGGACAGCTATAAAGATAAGGATGTTTATATAGCTTGGGTACATTATAAATCTACCGGTTTGTATTGTATGTATGTCACCGATATACAGATCGAAGGTGAAGGTGCTGCTTTGAATGTTACGATTCCCCAGGTTGTAATGGGTGAATTGGAAAACCTGTCGCGTACCTCTGTCGATGTAAAAGCCGATATACCGGAAGACGGCGGGGCGTCTGTGATACGTAAAGGCTTTTGTTTTGGAACAGCTCCTTCTCCTACGATAGATAACAGGGTGGAGACGGTAGACCCTCATCAGACATTGGCTGTCACATTGAAAGACCTTCAACCCGGAGCAACATATTATGTGCGTGCCTTTGCCGAAAACAGTGCAGGGCTGAGTTATTCGGAAGAACAGAAATTCTCTACTCCGGAAGTTATTATGACGACTTTGCTGAATGAGCCGTTGACAGGGGAGGTTCCGGCTTCGTGGACTGTGATTGATAAGGATGGAGATGGGCATGGATGGGAGTATTATGAAGGTTACGGAACTGTATGTTCTGACTCTTATCTGTCGGCAGAAGGCGCTCTGACACCGGAAAACTATCTGGTAACCCCCGCCATATCCATTCCGGAAGATGCAAACAGTGCGGATATCTCTTTCGAGATGGCTGCATCTGCTAAAAACGCATATAAGGAAAAATATAAAGTCGTTGTATCTTTGCAGCCGATCACTATCGATAATTGCCGGGATGCGGAGACTTTAAAGGAGTATACAGAACTGACCGAAGAGTATAAACAGAAAAACTTTGTTAATCAGACAATCGATCTTTCTCCTTACATCGGCAAAACGGTTTATATCGGGTTCGTTCATGGTGATTGTACGGATATGGAATCTCTGTTGCTGAAAAACGTAATAATAAACAGTTATGAATAA
- a CDS encoding SusC/RagA family TonB-linked outer membrane protein — MRKGVRNLLCTPLNRYCCCLLLGVLSQNTFATTTAEKDAFYSVWQKTTVSGTVVDESGLPVIGATIVAEKVEGGTITDDNGRFDLAVPEGVKKVKLRISFIGMTTQEVTVTAGMPVTIILREDVTMLSDVVVIGYGTEKKKNIAGAVSNITSEELTKTSVESVQKALQGKVSGVQIITANGTPGGAVSVNIRGRSTFSGGTAPLYIIDGVQMVTGDQSTGIVKSTDVLSTLNPDEIESIDILKDGASASIYGAQAANGVVLITTKKGKEGKTKISVKLSGGMQKISNKLDLLTASQVAELDLLAMKNRYGENSSEYLGRLSQYQGFGWGDDGFSKAQTTDWYDMIYRTAYTSDAQISATGGTAKTKYFLSAAYNKTDGIVKETGFQRGAFRVNLTQELLPWLSISTNNNYSVMDQDQYSGVRAANPSRVAVLVHPANSPYDKNGEFVRDLPYGYYQHNSLQMLNLNEYSGRTSKLITANSLDFKILEGLTFKSSYNADLTTIEEHSFIDPRTREGAKENGSVTSMTGKLINFQTEQVASYNNVFNEIHRISAVAGFSYRHEQYKRHGATGTGVSDPSLHLLGTTAVAKEVSGTFSEWKMASLFARVNYTLKDRYILTGTIRRDGSSRFGENNKWGIFPSVSAAWRIIEEPFMEPVKSWLSDLKLRGSYGITGNSDIGDYTARRWYSSGGAYDNSSAIIPTYIGNPYLTWEKNHSRNIGITTGFLDDRITLETDFYLNDTKDLLYNRTIPATTGFTVIPSNMGGVRNKGVDIMLNTVNIRAGSFEWRSALNLSFTKNEITELQDGLDVLGDYKVGQSISSLPTYQWAGVNSADGRPMYYDKDGYITYVPKDEDRIWTKPADPTFYGGFNNDFTWKGFTLSVFFQFQRGAVSLWNDKLVLASYEGDTNLLSDMYYKHWSQPGDMTWVPKPSYQSAYPGNPRQISEYSTLCYEKTDYIKLKNVSLSYDFPAKWLKGLYISNLQLYVSGYNLWTTTTYPGHDPEFTGGDLGTYPQSRSYTVGLKVDF; from the coding sequence ATGAGGAAAGGAGTCAGGAATTTATTGTGCACACCCCTGAATCGTTATTGTTGTTGTTTGTTATTGGGAGTATTATCTCAGAATACGTTTGCGACAACAACTGCTGAAAAGGATGCTTTTTATTCTGTCTGGCAGAAAACAACGGTTTCAGGAACAGTGGTGGATGAGAGTGGATTGCCTGTTATTGGTGCAACAATTGTTGCGGAAAAGGTAGAAGGGGGTACGATTACCGATGATAACGGCAGGTTTGATCTGGCTGTTCCCGAGGGAGTGAAGAAAGTAAAACTGAGAATCAGTTTTATAGGTATGACAACACAAGAGGTTACGGTTACCGCCGGTATGCCGGTTACTATTATTTTGCGCGAAGATGTAACGATGCTGTCTGATGTTGTTGTTATTGGCTACGGAACGGAGAAAAAGAAAAATATAGCGGGTGCCGTATCCAATATTACCAGCGAGGAACTGACCAAGACTTCGGTTGAAAGTGTCCAGAAAGCACTTCAGGGAAAAGTGTCCGGTGTTCAGATTATTACGGCGAACGGAACACCCGGTGGTGCTGTATCGGTAAATATCCGCGGACGAAGTACGTTCAGTGGCGGTACAGCTCCTTTATATATTATCGATGGGGTTCAGATGGTGACGGGAGACCAGTCGACCGGTATTGTAAAAAGTACGGATGTTCTTTCGACTTTGAATCCGGATGAAATCGAATCGATCGATATACTGAAAGACGGTGCTTCTGCTTCGATCTACGGAGCGCAGGCCGCCAATGGGGTTGTTTTGATTACGACCAAGAAAGGAAAGGAAGGAAAAACTAAGATATCGGTCAAATTATCAGGCGGTATGCAGAAGATCAGCAATAAACTGGATCTACTGACGGCTTCGCAGGTGGCAGAACTGGATTTGCTGGCGATGAAGAATCGTTATGGGGAAAACAGTTCCGAATATCTGGGGCGATTGAGTCAGTATCAGGGTTTTGGCTGGGGAGACGATGGTTTTTCGAAGGCTCAGACGACAGACTGGTATGATATGATTTACCGTACGGCTTATACTTCGGATGCCCAGATCAGTGCAACAGGGGGAACGGCTAAAACAAAATATTTTCTTTCTGCTGCTTATAATAAGACGGATGGAATTGTAAAAGAAACCGGATTTCAGCGCGGTGCTTTCCGTGTGAATCTGACACAGGAGTTACTACCCTGGTTGAGTATCTCTACTAATAACAATTACAGTGTGATGGATCAGGATCAGTATAGTGGCGTACGTGCAGCTAACCCAAGCCGTGTTGCTGTGCTGGTACACCCGGCTAACTCGCCTTATGACAAAAATGGTGAGTTTGTACGTGATCTCCCTTATGGTTATTATCAGCATAATTCATTGCAAATGCTGAACCTGAATGAATATAGCGGACGGACAAGCAAGCTGATTACTGCAAACTCGCTGGATTTTAAAATACTGGAGGGACTGACTTTTAAATCGAGTTATAATGCGGACCTGACAACTATCGAAGAACATAGTTTCATCGATCCCCGTACCCGTGAAGGTGCAAAGGAAAATGGATCGGTTACCTCAATGACCGGTAAACTGATTAATTTCCAGACAGAACAAGTTGCTTCCTATAATAATGTATTTAATGAAATACATCGTATTTCGGCAGTTGCTGGTTTTTCTTACCGTCATGAACAATATAAGCGTCACGGAGCAACCGGAACGGGAGTATCCGATCCTTCATTACATTTGTTGGGAACGACAGCTGTTGCCAAAGAAGTATCCGGAACTTTCTCTGAATGGAAGATGGCCAGTTTATTCGCCCGTGTAAATTATACGTTGAAAGATCGTTATATACTGACAGGAACAATCCGTCGTGATGGCTCTTCCCGTTTCGGTGAAAATAATAAATGGGGAATTTTTCCGTCTGTATCGGCTGCTTGGCGGATTATTGAAGAACCTTTTATGGAACCAGTGAAAAGTTGGTTGAGCGATCTGAAATTACGTGGAAGCTATGGTATTACCGGTAATTCGGACATAGGGGATTATACGGCACGCCGTTGGTATTCAAGTGGAGGCGCATATGATAACTCTTCTGCAATCATACCTACTTATATAGGTAACCCTTATCTGACATGGGAAAAGAATCATTCCCGTAATATCGGTATTACTACAGGTTTTCTGGATGACAGGATCACATTGGAAACCGATTTCTATCTGAATGATACGAAAGACCTGCTTTATAACCGTACGATCCCTGCCACAACCGGCTTTACCGTTATCCCGTCCAATATGGGGGGCGTGCGTAATAAAGGTGTTGATATTATGCTGAATACTGTAAATATACGGGCTGGAAGTTTTGAATGGCGTTCTGCACTGAACTTATCGTTTACAAAAAATGAGATAACGGAGTTACAGGATGGTTTGGATGTATTGGGAGACTATAAGGTGGGGCAGTCGATCTCTTCCTTGCCTACTTATCAGTGGGCGGGTGTGAACTCAGCCGACGGGCGTCCGATGTATTATGACAAAGACGGGTATATAACCTATGTTCCGAAAGATGAGGATCGTATTTGGACAAAACCGGCTGATCCTACTTTCTATGGAGGATTCAATAATGATTTTACCTGGAAAGGGTTTACGTTGTCCGTATTTTTCCAGTTCCAGCGTGGTGCTGTCAGTCTTTGGAATGACAAACTGGTACTTGCCTCTTATGAAGGTGATACCAATTTGCTGAGTGATATGTATTATAAACATTGGAGTCAGCCTGGCGATATGACCTGGGTTCCGAAGCCATCTTACCAGAGTGCTTATCCGGGCAATCCGCGCCAGATATCGGAATATTCTACTTTATGTTATGAAAAAACCGATTATATCAAACTGAAGAATGTTAGTCTGAGTTATGACTTCCCGGCCAAATGGCTGAAAGGATTGTATATCTCGAACCTGCAATTGTACGTGTCCGGCTATAACTTGTGGACAACAACTACTTATCCCGGACATGATCCTGAATTTACCGGTGGTGATCTGGGTACTTACCCGCAGTCACGTAGCTATACGGTTGGATTGAAGGTAGATTTCTAA